In a single window of the Rhizoctonia solani chromosome 16, complete sequence genome:
- a CDS encoding RNA recognition motif protein, producing the protein MSGRPQEDRNAEATVYLGNLDERCTDALIWELMLQAGPVVNVHLPKDRISQAHQGFGFCEFLTEEDAEYACKIMNQIKLWGKPIRVNKSSSDKKQLDVGANLFIGGLDLNVDERLLYDTFSAFGVMSTTAKVARDPASGESKGYGFVSYTDFESADAAIEAMNGQFLMNKAIQVQYAFKKDGKGERHGTTAERMLAAQARKNNVLPATARPPPAPAGMAFGARPPMMPYQGPYQGQFAGALAAPPPPPGFAPQQTFGMPMQPGMVPPPPPGFMAGPPPMGMMPPGPPPPGFQGMPPPPPFGQMPPPGMMYPPPPPPGAPQYMTGA; encoded by the exons ATGTCCGGCCGACCGCAAGAAGATCGCAATGCTGAGGCTACTGTATACCTT GGAAACTTGGACGAGAGGTGTACGGATGCGTTGATTTGGGAGCTGATGTTGCAGGCTGGGCCGGTCG TAAATGTACATCTTCCCAAGGACAGGATTTCGCAAGCTCATCAAGGATTCGGGTTCTGCGAGTTTTTGACGGAAGAGGACGCCGAGTATGCGTGCAAGATTATGAACCAGATCAAGTTGTGGGGAAAGCCTATTCGTGTTAACAAG TCCTCGTCCGACAAGAAGCAGTTGGACGTTGGTGCGAATTTGTTTATTGGAGGCCTGGACCTGAATGTGGACGAGAGGCTGCTGTACGACACGTTTAGTGCGTTTGGTGTGATGAGTACCACTGCCAAG GTGGCTCGAGATCCCGCGAGTGGTGAATCAAAAGGATATGGCTTTGTCTCGTATACAGATTTCGAATCCGCCGACGCAGCAATTGAGGCTATGAATGGCCAGTTTCTGATGAACAAGGCTATTCAAGTACAATACGCGTTCAAAAAAGACGGCAAGGGTGAGCGACATGGaacaactgcagagcggatGTTGGCTGCCCAAGCAAGGAAGAATAATGTTTTGCCTGCCACCGCTCGCCCGCCACCTGCGCCTGCTGGTATGGCATTCGGAGCGAGACCGCCGATGATGCCGTACCAAGGGCCGTACCAGGGGCAATTTGCTG GTGCACTAGCCGCTCCTCCGCCTCCTCCTGGCTTTGCGCCTCAACAGACATTTGGGATGCCTATGCAACCTGGTATGgttcctccacctccgccaGGATTCATGGCCGGCCCGCCTCCAATGGGCATGATGCCTCCTGGCCCCCCACCACCAGGTTTCCAAGGCATGCCTCCTCCGCCTCCCTTTGGCCAGATGCCTCCACCTGGGATGATGTAccctccacccccacctccagGTGCACCTCAATACATGACTGGAGCATAG
- a CDS encoding Retrotransposable element Tf2 protein — protein sequence MAYINARINEEIDVHQRRDPTIFASGDSLHFDEYTLLLWIICSVDPLLPPLSLQTCTAFLVGSTGFTRLLPLAYRSRSFTELACHPSLRAFAASVTDGNARIAGGSQPLVKSLSNRSLLAAFQEPYVGTMHKCFVEALDSYPNLPNQKKLYMRSISVVQSSGMGKSRMIDEAANLVFTIPANIREALPKGITTYPPPDVRLRAYFEYHHSKSDQLLQAEYAILLKHVFAAAAARVRSVAGDRKGSELAAAWADYLKDGQADERVGGNREAFYEAAVTAAEKDRKLVCEDDGEFKSPGLLDTLFQEMNASAEQMIRTLGPSSSADKTQCVFYFDEAHSLTEPPKIASEARTRSPYHNLGTVLSRLVKLPIFFVFLSTNSHLQKFAPSARDHPPLRASQGEYLIPPFTELPFDVFTDRVLKKMKGSNEPRSLRNACTIEVMSSMGRPLWFVHHKLLEEQKRTRQRRSVDAVVSMAYEKLTSGGAPSRTSQAELAALSVRIGIAFESMNPAARETESQQVERHMRIVYAIPEHREYMRTGTSSEPVLAEAASKYLHDISGDGGIAIVAPRILADNCQKGFLARGERGELCGRLLMTIAHDIALTRAPYTIDPPLEDPEPMFHRPVPVLAFLRSLFASDHHDTILKATPVSDEEEGQSLELAFKDAFVCFSHFALAEDSDMLSSKALRTALFRGMAMQAKDNQPSIDAVIPIHMGSIDQAITMETTSAINLQFKNRKHSLDCPVDRTITVADAEKPVISIVFEFGETNSTLPRVQVRHEHHRRTRSNRTHPDDKHYSFVTRGFGPETYESIPAEATHYYRTILATGGLKDDFPRAKSASPYVKLGEVSLKQITSLLLGLLGQVKNLERKVEEVQEAGVKACTNLENISQAVNTVKDGLKSLQLHGPQTPEDTKPPAMEATPRPLPKVNPIGLTSWVSFWPKPSKGLPAFAQPIPVQAVPLQVPSPPPSLRLQSPIGTAAPPPPAPVAAYPAPVKVDHPNAYTGKIGSKAKQWLTRMLAWTRLNSCMFPTNQEKDSAGAWAHPHLDQLGSHQAIIQTVKGFKLEFLAAFGNPDATRAAEWKITTLTQSGTCADYITKFRTLAMELDWNNAALRGQFARGLHWEVSHQIATRKHHPCTLLKLQNAALVINNALREEQASHPPRDSKPSKQSNPSRGTSTGQPTTGLKKLSNDPNFVLEEERNHRCAAGTCIKCGKMGHKFAECRTGWKATPIEDKGKAKETAKIGNDSEYQLGKDNNRISPLFTISIKPEKQVEQLEVLIDSGATSSFLHPCTAKALRLPLIDLPTPRTVTMLNGSSPQASKIWKKAVLTFSFDGKQMTETFLICNTGSHAAILGLKWLDAHNPEIDWNSHTLSFPHTPPEQVAIAKEEEADQNPLEGVPSKYHQYAKVFGEEEFNKLPPHRHYNIGIELTKEGPLNSPLYSMTDAESATLKDWLWDKLKAGKIRPSKSSISSPVMFVPKKDGSRCLVVDYRCLNNRTKKNVYLLPRPDDLMAQLRGAKIFTKLDLRWGYNNIWVKEGDKWKTAFRTKYSLYKSLVMTFGLTNAPAAFQHFMNKLFKDLLDVCVIIYLDDILIYSKDDATHTQHVHEVLHWLMENQLFCKVSKCMFHVTSVEYLGIIVLDKGFSLDKLKIQAVQEWPTPTKVKETLTYLVKKDTPWKWDAKEQEAFQGLKNAITNSPVLCHVDPSKPYFLETDASGAALGSILSQQQEDRRLHPLGFLLESFKGAEQNYNTHDKELLAIICSFEYWRIFLEGTEHPIMVFTDHCNLEYWKESQTFNRCHARWHLLLTGYNFQIVYCLGKQSGKPDALSQHSDHANIPPTNQTMLPNSVFANVALVTPKKELQRQLEAALDQDKSLEEILQFLQNKSKAPPSIKRTFKDYQMEAGLLFYQGQIVVPDVGTLRTDLLHIFHNSPLAGHPGRQQTLELVSRDYYWPGIHANTYWHMDSCETCQRIRKPKYASIPPQPLELPSRPWQHVSYDMIVDLPRDGNCNSILVIIDSFTKYSIFVKCSKKLKAPKLVELFLEHVWKQHGMPEKTVLDRGRVFNNRFLKALYKRLGIDPHFSSAYHPQSNSQTEQVNPSIEHFLRAYSGVNQRDWTKWLPMAEFVYNNAVHSSTGKTPFKALYGWEPTLTLSNIPTDVPEANDLAVTMEEQWREVKAALWQSKTQMVAGESGNPLEFKIGEEAWLDAKNVNLKTLSPKLTEQRLGPFKVIKKISDHAYQLKLPPTMCIHNVFYVGLLSKVKRDNKRAFKNRPPPVTVDGEEEYKFFQVKWKGYGSKENTWEPWENLKNAENFLKKYKEDMKKKALGAAKALRGGAVL from the exons ATGGCTTACATCAATGCCCGTATAAATGAGGAGATAGATGTGCATCAACGACGGGACCCGACCATTTTTGCTTCCGGGGATTCTCTGCACTTCGACGAGTACACCCTACTACTGTGGATAATCTGTTCCGTCGATCCTTTGTTACCACCACTTAGTCTACAAACCTGCACTGCCTTCCTAGTGGGCTCTACCGGATTTACCAGGCTACTTCCACTTGCATACAGGTCGAGATCATTCACGGAATTGGCTTGCCACC CATCTCTTCGTGCTTTTGCAGCCTCAGTGACAGATGGCAATGCACGTATAGCTGGGGGGTCCCAGCCGCTTGTAAAGTCTCTTAGCAACCGAA GCCTCCTAGCGGCTTTCCAGGAGCCCTATGTCGGCACCATGCACAAGTGTTTTGTCGAAGCCTTGGATTCATACCCGAATCTCCCAAACCAGAAAAAGCTTTACATGAGATCCATATCTGTTGTGCAATCTTCTGGAATGGGAAAGTCGCGTATGATAGACGAGGCAGCCAACCTTGTTTTCACTATTCCGGCGAATATTCGCGAAGCACTCCCCAAGGGAATAACAA CTTATCCTCCTCCGGATGTGCGGCTTCGTGCATACTTTGAGTATCACCACAGCAAAAGTGACCAGCTCCTCCAAGCAGAATATGCGATATTACTCAAGCACGTGTTTGCTGCTGCGGCTGCCAGAGTACGAAGTGTGGCCGGAGATCGGAAAGGGAGTGAACTGGCGGCTGCATGGGCAGACTACCTCAAGGATGGACAAGCTGATGAGAGAGTCGGGGGAAACCGCGAAGCGTTCTACGAGGCAGCAGTGACTGCTGCTGAAAAG GATAGGAAGCTAGTTTGCGAAGATGACGGCGAGTTCAAAAGTCCTGGGTTGCTGGATACACTATTTCAGGAGATGAATGCCAGCGCCGAGCAGATGATCCGTACACTGGGACCAAGTTCCTCCGCTGACAAAACCCAATGCGTGTTTTACTTTGACGAAGCACATTCCCTTACCGAACCTCCGAAAATCGCCAGTGAAGCACGCACACGCAGCCCCTATCACAACCTGGGAACAGTCTTGTCGCGGCTCGTTAAGCTGCCGATCTTCTTTGTTTTCTTGTCGACCAACAGTCACCTGCAGAAATTTGCACCCTCGGCTAGAGACCACCCTCCGCTTCGCGCTTCGCAGGGTGAATACCTTATTCCTCCATTTACCGAGCTTCCGTTTGATGTCTTTACCGACCGAGTTCTCAAGAAGATGAAAGGCTCCAACGAGCCCCGTTCGCTTCGTAACGCATGCACGATTGAAGTGATGTCAAGCATGGGTCGCCCGCT GTGGTTCGTACATCATAAGCTGTTGGAAGAGCAAAAAAGGACACGACAGCGGCGATCGGTGGACGCCGTTGTCTCCATGGCCTACGAGAAACTAACCAGCGGGGGAGCCCCCTCGCGAACCTCCCAGGCCGAACTTGCTGCACTCAGCGTTCGGATTGGAATAGCCTTCGAGTCTATGAACCCTGCTGCTCGCGAAACCGAGTCTCAGCAAGTCGAGCGCCACATGCGTATCGTGTATGCTATCCCTGAGCACCGGGAATACATGCGAACTGGAACATCATCAGAGCCTGTGCTGGCTGAGGCGGCTTCAAAGTACCTTCATGATATCTCCGGGGATGGTGGGATAGCTATTGTAGCCCCCCGAATCCTGGCAGACAACTGTCAAAAGGGGTTTCTTGCGAGAGGGGAGCGAGGAGAGCTTTGCGGCCGGCTTCTGATGACAATTGCACACGATATTGCTTTGACAAGAGCCCCTTATACAATCGACCCACCGCTGGAGGATCCCGAACCAATGTTTCATCGGCCTGTGCCTGTTCTGGCCTTTCTCCGTTCACTGTTTGCGAGCGACCACCACGACACTATCCTGAAGGCAACGCCAGTGtccgacgaagaggaagggCAATCCTTAGAGCTCGCGTTTAAGGATGCGTTTGTTTGTTTCTCCCATTTCGCTCTTGCCGAGGACTCGGATATGCTGTCGTCCAAAGCGCTGAGGACAGCCCTGTTCCGTGGGATGGCGATGCAAGCTAAGGACAACCAGCCATCAATCGACGCGGTGATTCCGATACATATGGGATCTATTGATCAAGCTATCACGATGGAGACCACTTCTGCAATCAACCTTCAGTTCAAGAACCGGAAGCATTCTCTCGACTGCCCTGTGGACCGCACAATCACAGTTGCTGATGCGGAGAAACCAGTGATATCGATTGTGTTCGAGTTCGGAGAGACGAACAGCACGCTTCCACGCGTGCAGGTTCGCCACGAACATCATCGCAGAACCCGGAGCAATAGAACTCACCCCGACGACAAACACTACTCGTTTGTTACTCGCGGCTTTGGTCCAGAAACCTACGAGTCGATTCCTGCCGAAGCCACGCACTATTATCGGACTATATTGGCTACGGGTGGTCTGAAGGATGATTTCCCTCGGGCCAAGAGCGCGT CCCCCTATGTCAaacttggggaagtctccctcaagCAAATTAcaagcctcctccttggcctccttggccaagtcaagaaCCTTGAGCGGAAGGTGGAAGAAGTCCAAGAAGCAGGAGTCAAGGCCTGCACCaaccttgagaacatctctcaagccgtcaatactgtcaaggatgggcttaaaagcctccaactccacgGGCCCCAGACCCCAGAAGACACCAAACCCCCGGCcatggaagcaacgccacgccccctaccaAAAGTCAACCCTATTGGATTGACTAGTTGGGTCTCATTCTGGCCCAAACCATCCAAGGGGCTCCCTGCCTTTGCCCAGCCCATTCCTGTCCAAGCAGTGCCCctgcaagtcccatctccccctccatctctgcgtctccaatccccaattgggacagctgcccctccacctccggctccagttgccgcctatcctgctccggtcaaggttgaccaccccaatgcctacacaggcaaaatagggagcaaagccaaacagtggctcacaaggatgttggcctggacgCGGCTGAACTCCTGCATGTTCCCCACCAATCAGGAG aaGGACtccgctggggcctgggcccacccacaccttgaccagcttgggtcacaccaGGCCATCATTCAAACAGTCAAAGGTTTCAAACTGgagttcctggcagcatttggcaaccctgatgccacaagggccgctgaGTGGAAAATTACTACGcttacccagtccggcacatgcgcggactacatcacaaagttcagaaccttggccatggaactggactggaacaatgcggcccttagaggccagtttgcccgtggcctccattgggaggtcagtcACCAAATTGCAACACGCAAACACCATCCCTGCACCCTCctcaagctgcagaacgcagcacttgtTATCAACAACGCTCTCCGTGAGGAGCAagctagccacccaccaagggataGTAAGCCTAGCAAGCAATCCAACCCctcaagggggacaagtactggTCAGCCCACAACTGGTTtgaagaaactctccaatGACCCCAattttgtgttggaagaagagAGGAACCACCGTTGCGCCGCTGGCACCTGTATtaaatgcggcaaaatgggtcacaagtttgcggaatgccgtacaggctggaaggccacccctattgaggataaggggaaggcaAAAGAAactgccaaaattggcaatgactctgagtaccaattgggaaaaga taacaatagaatatccccactcttcacaatttcaattaagccagagaaacaagtggaacaactagaagtcctgatagattcaggcgccacctcatcttTCCTACACCCCTGTACCGCCAAGGCACTACGCCTACCTCTCATTGACCTCCCCACACCACGCACCGTTAccatgctcaatgggtcaagcccccaggccagcaaaatctggaagaaggcagtcctaaccttctcctttgatggcaaacaaatgacgGAGACCTTTCTAATttgcaacacagggtctcatgctgctatcttaggattgaaatggttggacgctcacaatccagagattgattggaactccCACACCCTATCCTTCCCTCACACCCCACCAGAACaagtggccattgccaaagaagaggaagctgaccaaaacccccttgaaggagtaccctccaaatatcaccaatatgccaaggtgtttggagaagaagaattcaataagcttcctccccataggcattacaacattggaaTTGAGCTTACCAAGGAAGGCCCTCTCAACTCCCCCTTGtacagtatgacagatgCTGAGTCTGCCACACTCAAAGACTGGCTCTGGGACAAATTGAAAGCTGgaaagatccgccccagcaaatcctcaatcagctcccctgtcatgtttgttccaaagaaggatggttcccgctgCCTGGTAGTTGATTACCGTTGCTTGAATaaccggacaaagaagaatgtTTATCTGCTGCCCCGCCcagatgatctcatggcccagctccgtggtgccaaaATTTTCACTAagctagacctaagatggggttacaacaacatcTGggtaaaggaaggtgacaaatggaagacagctttCCGCACCAAATACAGTCtatacaagtccctggttatgacctttggcctgactAATGCACCTGCagctttccaacacttcatgaacaagttgttcaaggatttattggatgtatgcgtcatcatctaccttgatgacatcctaatctactcaaaggatgacgcaacccacactcaacacgttcatgaggtcttACACTGGttaatggaaaaccaattATTCTGCAAAGTGTCAAAATGCATGTTCCACGTTACATCtgtagaatacctgggaattaTTGTGTTGGATAAAGGTTTCAGcctggacaagctcaagatccaggcggttcaggaatggcccacgcccaccaaggtcaaggaa ACCCTTACAtacctggtcaagaaggacacaccctggaaatgggacgcAAAGGagcaggaagcattccaaggatTAAAGAACGCCATCACCAATTCCCCAGTTCTTTGCCATGTGGACCCTTCAAAACCTTACTTCCTTGAGACAGACGCCTCTGGAGCAGCCCTGggatccatactcagccaacaacaggaagacagGCGCTTACACCCACTAGGCTTCTTAttggaatcattcaagggagctGAGCAGAACTACAACACACATGACAAAGAGCTGCTTGCCATCATATGTTcttttgagtactggcgcatcttcctggaaggaacagagCACCCTATTATGGTATTCACTGACCATtgcaacctggaatactggaaggaatcccaaacattcaaccgctgccatgccagatggcacctactgtTGACcggatataacttccaaattgtctacTGCCTGGGGAAACAGTCTGGAAAACCTGACGCCCTATCACAACACTCTGACCACGCCAACATTCCACCTACcaaccagaccatgctccctaactctgtatttgccaatgtaGCCTTGGTAACCCCCAAGAAGGAACTCCAACGCCAACTTGAGGCTGCCCTAGATCAGGACAAATCACTGgaggaaatattacaattcctccagaacaagTCTAAGGCACCTCCATCCATTAAACGCACCTTCAAGGATTACCAAATGGAGGCTGGACtcctcttctaccaaggacaaattgtagtccctgatgttggaacactgaggaCGGACTTACTCCacatcttccacaacagccccttggcaggacatccaggaagaCAACAAACCCTGGAGTTAGTATCAAGGGATTATTACTGGCCTGGGATCCATGccaacacatactggcacatggactcctgtgaaacttgTCAACGGATaaggaagcccaaatacGCGTCAATACCGCCCCAACCCCTTGAGCTCCCTAGCAGACCATGGCAACATGtatcctatgacatgatagtgGATCTGCCCAGGGATGGAAATTGCAACTCAATCTTGGTCATTATTGATAGTTTCACCAAGTACAGtatttttgtcaaatgctccaagaagctcaaggcacccaaACTAGTGGAAttgttcctggaacacgtgtGGAAACAACATGGGATGCCTGAAAAAACAGTCTTGGATAGGGGAAGGGTTTTCAATAACAGGTTCCTGAAGGCATTATACAAAcgcctaggaatagacccccacttctcttcAGCGTATCACCCTCAGAGCAACAGCCAGACAGAACAGGTAAACCCCTCAATAGAACATTTCCTTAGAGCATACTCAGGGGTTAACCAGAGGGATtggaccaaatggcttcCCATGGCAGAATTTGTGTACAACAATGCGGTACATAGCAGTACAGGGAAGACACCGTTCAAAGCCCTATATGGCTGGGAACCCACTTTGACACTGTCCAATATCCCAACAGACGTACCGGAAGCCAATGACCTTGCTGTAACAATGGAAGAACAATGGAGGGAAGTCAAGGCCGCTCTTTGGCAATCCAAAACACAAATGGTTGCTGGGGAATCAGGAAACCCCTTAGAGTTCAAAATTGGAGAGGAAGCATGGCTTGACGCCAAAaatgtcaacctcaagaCTCTAAGTCCTAAGCtaacagaacaacgcttaggaCCATTCAAAGTCATCAAGAAGATCTCTGACCATGCTTACCAGCTCAAACTCCCCCCAACAATGTGTATTCACAATGTGTTCTATGTGGGATTACTGTCAAAGGTTAAAAGGGATAACAAACGTGCCTTCAAAAACCGCCcaccaccagtcactgtggatggggaggaagaatacaaa ttcttccaagtcaaatggaagggctatggttccaaggaaaacacatgggaaccttgggaaaacttgaaaaatgcggaaaattttttgaaaaaatacaaggaagacatgaagaagaaggcccttggcgctgccaaggcccttagagggggggcagtgttgtag